Proteins encoded together in one Camelina sativa cultivar DH55 chromosome 9, Cs, whole genome shotgun sequence window:
- the LOC104714543 gene encoding transcription termination factor MTERF15, mitochondrial-like — MFSMILRGTRLVKLHKCCNFSVSVSAFSNSFSSVAGCRKGKIFTVSYLIDSLSLTTKLAESISKKVTFEDKVNPDSVLSLFRSYGFTDSQISNVITNYPGLLVADVEKSLAPKLQFLQSRGASSSELAEIVSSVPKILGKRGGKTISVYYDSIKEFIKADKGSKLCHSLPQGSKQENKIRNVMALRELGVPQKMLFHLFISDHHVCCGKERFEESLKRVVEMGVDPTTLKFIETLKVVYRLSDKTIKEKVNICKRLGFTGEDVWEMFTKCPCFLNNSEKKIIQTFETLKKCGLVEDEVLSVLKKFPICICISEHKILNCMETFLGLGFSRAEFITMVKHFPPCIGLSAEMVKKKAEFLVKKMNWPRKFLVSNPSVLGYNLEKRTVPRCNVIKALMSKGLLGDTGSKLPSIGSVLKSTDEKFLNMFVMMHVDKELVDELMAIFNGGRVSYSRKRQAFCYHSS; from the coding sequence atgttttctatgaTACTCCGTGGTACAAGGCTGGTCAAGTTACATAAATGTTGTAACTTTAGTGTTTCGGTATCCGCATTTTCCAATTCCTTCTCCTCTGTTGCTGGTTGTCGAAAAGGAAAGATTTTTACAGTCTCTTATCTCATTGATTCATTGAGTTTAACCACAAAACTAGCAGAGTCGATCTCTAAGAAAGTTACCTTTGAGGACAAGGTCAATCCTGATTCTGTTCTGAGTCTGTTTAGAAGCTATGGGTTCACAgattctcaaatctcaaatgTCATTACGAATTATCCAGGATTGCTTGTAGCAGATGTTGAGAAATCACTTGCTCCTAAGCTCCAGTTTTTGCAGTCCAGAGGAGCTTCAAGCTCTGAGCTTGCTGAGATTGTTTCTTCAGTTCCTAAAATCTTGGGGAAGAGAGGAGGCAAAACCATTAGCGTATACTATGATTCCATCAAAGAGTTTATAAAAGCCGATAAGGGTTCCAAGTTGTGTCATTCTTTGCCACAGGGTAGTAAGCAGGAGAATAAAATCAGGAATGTAATGGCTCTGAGAGAATTGGGTGTGCCTCAGAAGATGTTGTTTCATTTGTTCATCTCTGATCACCATGTCTGCTGTGggaaagaaagatttgaagaatCACTCAAGAGAGTTGTTGAGATGGGTGTTGACCCCACCACCTTAAAGTTCATCGAAACTCTAAAAGTTGTTTACAGGCTGAGCGACAAAACGATAAAAGAGAAAGTCAACATCTGTAAAAGATTAGGCTTTACCGGGGAAGATGTGTGGGAGATGTTCACCAAGTGTCCTTGCTTCCTGAATAACTCGGAGAAGAAGATAATTCAGACATTTGAAACCTTGAAGAAATGTGGACTAGTGGAAGATGAGGTCCTCTCAGTGTTGAAGAAGTTTCCAATATGCATTTGTATTTCAGAGCACAAGATCTTGAACTGTATGGAAACAtttctaggtctagggttcagcAGAGCTGAGTTCATTACGATGGTCAAGCACTTTCCTCCTTGCATTGGATTATCTGCcgagatggtgaagaagaaggctgAGTttctggtgaagaagatgaactggCCACGAAAGTTTCTGGTTTCAAACCCTTCGGTACTTGGATACAACCTGGAGAAGAGGACTGTTCCTAGGTGTAACGTAATCAAAGCTCTCATGTCCAAAGGACTGCTCGGAGACACAGGAAGCAAACTCCCTTCAATCGGGTCTGTTTTGAAGAGTACGGATGAGaagtttttaaatatgtttgtgATGATGCACGTTGACAAGGAGCTTGTGGACGAGTTGATGGCTATCTTCAATGGAGGTCGTGTTTCATATAGCAGGAAGCGTCAAGCATTTTGCTATCACTCATCATAG
- the LOC109126300 gene encoding uncharacterized protein LOC109126300 encodes MTSEAPSWADQWGTGGIGDMPDEENNNKKDAGGKNSGQTKSTKIVDIITFKWLKNLVPKKKKEDSNS; translated from the coding sequence ATGACAAGTGAGGCACCAAGTTGGGCAGATCAATGGGGAACCGGAGGGATCGGGGATATGCCAGATGAAGAGAACAATAACAAGAAAGATGCAGGCGGTAAGAATTCTGGCCAAACCAAATCGACCAAGATTGTTGATATCATAACTTTCAAGTGGCTGAAGAATCTTGtgcctaagaagaagaaggaggactCTAATtcttga
- the LOC104716038 gene encoding probable F-box protein At5g47300: protein MTVMMLDDLCVEEILCRVPAISLKRLRSTCKQWNNLFSNSRFTRMHLEKAAKQFLVLMLKNGRVCSMSVKLHGTKPYVMATCERSLIDPRSLVQEQIGISHVYHCDGLLLCTENNYIIVVWNPLTGQTKWIEPRNGDKKTNDCYALGSYQDKKSGNKSYKILSYGYNHQEFEIYDINSNSWRTLDATPNCHLVCGESGASLKGKTYWIASQGKEKHPGIFLVSFDYTREKFERLTGQIPIAMDDQNVALSVVREEKLAVLLKPEYTTKVEVWLTNKIDESTKAISWSKVFALDLSPHLEYSHYISFLLDEEKKVLVFCDHSSCKNKVYIVGEDNRVTRMCLGDDDAWPFLFSYVPSLTQIQQDPQISSIIRDYPRLLILDAEKSLAPKLQVLSRGASSSELTETVSKVPKILAMKGDKTISRYYDFVKEIIEAGKSSKFEKRLLFPLLVSDRKLVCGREKFEESLKKVVEMGFDLTTAEFVEALRAVQGISGKRSALLKQSTTLSISAGTQNDESVTCKFGNFEIYLELIQFDALWLVI, encoded by the exons ATGACAGTAATGATGTTGGACGACCTCTGCGTAGAGGAGATACTCTGTCGCGTTCCGGCCATATCTCTCAAGCGGTTGCGATCTACATGCAAGCAATGGAACAATTTATTCAGCAATAGCAGATTCACTAGAATGCACTTGGAGAAAGCCGCAAAGCAGTTTCTTGTTCTCATGTTGAAGAATGGTAGAGTTTGCTCGATGAGTGTCAAACTCCATGGAACAAAACCATATGTAATGGCCACATGTGAACGTAGCCTAATCGATCCTCGTAGTTTAGTTCAAGAACAAATCGGAATTTCTCATGTTTATCACTGCGACGGCTTATTGTTATGCACCGAAAATAACTATATAAtcgtggtttggaacccgttAACGGGTCAAACCAAGTGGATCGAGCCAAGAAACGGTGACAAGAAGACAAACGACTGCTATGCTCTCGGATCCTACCAAGACAAGAAATCTGGCAATAAAAGCTACAAAATATTGAGTTATGGTTACAACCACCAAGAATTCgaaatatatgatattaactCTAACTCATGGAGGACTCTTGATGCCACTCCTAACTGCCACTTAGTTTGTGGAGAAAGCGGCGCATCTTTGAAAGGGAAGACTTACTGGATTGCTTCACAAGGAAAGGAGAAACATCCCGGCATATTCTTAGTCAGCTTTGATTATACTAGAGAAAAATTTGAACGTCTTACGGGTCAGATTCCTATAGCTATGGATGATCAAAATGTAGCTCTATCGGTCGTTAGAGAAGAGAAACTCGCCGTCTTGTTAAAACCCGAATATACAACAAAAGTTGAGGTATGGCTGACAAATAAGATTGATGAAAGTACCAAAGCGATATCATGGAGCAAGGTATTCGCATTGGATTTGAGCCCTCACCTCGAATATTCGCATTATATAAGTTTCTTGCTcgatgaggagaagaaagtcCTCGTGTTTTGTGATCATTCCAGCTGCAAAAACAAGGTATACATTGTTGGAGAGGACAATAGAGTCACACGAATGTGTCTTGGAGACGATGATGCTTGGCCTTTTCTGTTTAGTTATGTGCCAAGCTTGACTCAAATCCAGCAAG ATCCTCAGATCTCTAGCATCATTAGAGATTATCCAAGATTGCTTATACTCGATGCTGAGAAATCACTTGCTCCCAAGCTTCAGGTTCTGTCCAGAGGAGCTTCAAGCTCTGAGCTCACCGAGACTGTTTCAAAAGTTCCTAAAATCTTGGCTATGAAAGGAGACAAAACTATAAGCAGATACTATGATTTCGTCAAAGAGATTATAGAAGCGGGTAAGAGTTCCAAGTTTGAAAAG AGGTTATTGTTCCCTTTGCTCGTCTCTGATCGTAAACTTGTATGTGGAAGAGAAAAATTTGAAGAATCTCTCAAGAAGGTTGTTGAGATGGGTTTTGATCTCACCACTGCAGAGTTTGTGGAAGCTCTACGTGCTGTTCAAGGAATCAGCGGCaaa AGAAGCGCATTGTTGAAACAGTCGACGACCCTTTCAATCTCTGCCGGCACTCAAAACGACGAGTCAGTCACTTGTAAGTTTGGAAATTTTGAGATTTATCTCGAATTGATTCAGTTCGACGCACTGTGGTTagttatttaa
- the LOC104714541 gene encoding autophagy-related protein 8c codes for MANSSFKLEHPLERRQIEASRIRDKYPDRIPVIVERAERSDVPNIDKKKYLVPADLTVGQFVYVVRKRIKLSAEKAIFVFVKNTLPPTAAMMSSIYDENKDEDGFLYMTYSGENTFGLV; via the exons ATGGCTAATAGCTCTTTTAAGTTGGAACACCCACTGG AGAGGAGACAAATTGAAGCTTCTCGCATCAGGGACAAGTATCCAGACAGGATTCCa GTGATTGTAGAGAGAGCTGAAAGAAGTGATGTTCCTAACATCGACAAGAAAAA GTACCTTGTTCCGGCTGATCTTACTGTGGGGCAATTTGTGTATGTTGTTCGTAAAAGAATCAAGCTTAGTGCGGAAAAGGCgatctttgtctttgtgaaGAACACATTGCCTCCAACTG ctGCAATGATGTCTTCAATCTATGATGAGAACAAAGACGAAGATGGGTTTCTCTACATGACTTACAGTGGAGAGAACacctttggtttggtttaa
- the LOC104714542 gene encoding ankyrin repeat domain-containing protein 13C-like, translated as MSRPSSASAIRPEDYAHSPVHYAVVLGDHGALTRLLSSLPKLGDPEQIRTESDSLSQERVADQISALLDRRDVPSRETPLHLAVRLDDLFAARAISSAGGDISLQNASGWNPLQEAFCRRNSEVMKVLLRHHHRLAWCKWRRRLPRLIAVLRRMRDFYMEISFHFESSVIPFVGKIAPSDTYKIWKRDGNLRADTTLAGFDGLKIQRADQSFLFLGDGDESLDIAPGSLLVLNRDDRKILDAFESAGAPISDSDIAGFCSQSSLYRPGMDVTKAELVGRTNWRRQEKMENVGEWKARVYEIQKVTFSFRSRKIVTGDGSEQVLPLELDEDDEGFLVAENPSFLAPPQRSQRRHSSFVKEDRDWISVGRKSVDVYPSAAPPPRPPQPPSQQSQSPRRSVSQFQPPRRSMAQIQPPRRSVAQFQPPRRSVAVPSTVSPVNPPPSPQIKEKEFVKSLHPSVWLTEQFPLKTEELLPLLDILANKVKAVARMRDLLTTKFPPGTFPVKLSIPVVPTVKVVITFTKFVELPPAETFYTPLSSPRFLISANSGGEEDQSDDEKPDARNSISRPSTWLRLASGKGSQRRIEEEEQQMPDPFAIPIGYKWTSMSSSNNNKSGNNNSKMKKSKSTKRSK; from the exons atgtctCGGCCTTCGTCAGCGTCTGCAATCAGACCTGAAGATTACGCTCACAGTCCAGTTCACTACGCCGTCGTTTTAGGAGACCACGGCGCACTCACtcgtcttctctcttctttaccCAAGCTAGGAGATCCAGAGCAGATCCGAACAGAATCCGACTCACTGAGTCAAGAACGAGTCGCTGATCAGATCTCCGCCTTGCTCGACCGCCGCGACGTTCCTTCACGCGAGACGCCGCTCCATCTAGCGGTTAGACTCGACGACCTCTTCGCGGCGAGGGCGATTTCTTCAGCCGGAGGAGATATCTCGCTGCAGAACGCTTCCGGTTGGAATCCGTTACAGGAAGCGTTTTGTCGCCGGAACTCTGAGGTTATGAAAGTTCTTTTGCGGCATCACCACCGTTTAGCTTGGTGTAAATGGCGGCGGAGGTTACCTCGTTTGATCGCTGTTCTCCGTCGTATGAGAGATTTCTACATGGAGATCTCTTTTCACTTCGAGAGCTCCGTGATTCCGTTCGTCGGAAAAATCGCTCCTTCCGATACTTACAAGATCTGGAAACGCGACGGTAACCTCCGCGCTGATACTACGTTAGCTGGATTTGACGGTTTGAAAATTCAGAGAGCCGATCAAAGCTTTTTGTTCCTTGGTGATGGTGATGAGTCCCTAGATATTGCTCCTGGATCTTTGCTTGTACTGAATCGAGACGATCGGAAAATTCTCGACGCTTTTGAAAGTGCCGGAGCTCCGATTAGTGACTCCGATATAGCCGGGTTCTGTTCTCAGTCTAGTTTGTACCGTCCGGGGATGGATGTTACTAAAGCAGAGCTCGTCGGGAGAACTAATTGGCGGCGGCAAGAGAAGATGGAGAACGTCGGAGAATGGAAAGCTAGGGTTTATGAAATCCAGAAAGTTACGTTTAGTTTCAGATCTCGGAAAATTGTTACCGGAGATGGAAGCGAACAGGTTTTGCCGTTGGAGTTAGACGAAGACGATGAAGGTTTCTTAGTAGCTGAGAACCCGAGTTTCTTAGCTCCGCCGCAACGGTCACAGAGACGACACAGTAGCTTTGTTAAAGAAGATAGAGATTGGATCTCCGTCGGGAGAAAAAGCGTCGACGTTTATCCATCCGCCGCGCCACCACCAAGACCACCACAACCGCCGTCGCAGCAATCTCAATCGCCGAGAAGATCAGTGTCTCAATTCCAACCACCGAGAAGGTCAATGGCTCAAATCCAGCCACCGAGAAGATCAGTAGCTCAATTCCAGCCGCCGAGAAGATCAGTAGCTGTACCTTCAACTGTGTCTCCGGTGAATCCTCCGCCGTCTCCTCAGATCAAAGAGAAGGAGTTCGTGAAAAGCTTGCATCCGTCAGTTTGGTTAACGGAACAGTTTCCGTTAAAAACGGAGGAGCTGCTTCCGTTACTTGACATTTTAGCTAATAAAGTGAAAGCCGTCGCTAGAATGCGTGATCTTCTCACCACCAAGTTCCCGCCGGGAACTTTTCCAGTCAAG CTGTCGATTCCGGTGGTCCCTACGGTCAAAGTAGTCATCACATTCACCAAGTTCGTCGAGCTTCCGCCGGCTGAGACGTTCTACACGCCGCTCTCTAGCCCAAGGTTTCTCATCTCAGCCAACTCCGGAGGTGAAGAAGACCAATCCGATGATGAGAAACCGGACGCTCGAAATTCAATTTCACGCCCTTCGACGTGGCTGAGACTAGCAAGTGGGAAAGGCTCACAGCGAAGGATAGAGGAAGAGGAGCAGCAAATGCCTGACCCGTTCGCTATACCAATTGGGTATAAATGGACAAGCATGAGTAGTAGTAATAATAACAAGTcaggtaataataatagtaaaatgAAGAAATCAAAGTCTACTAAGAGATCTAAGTAG